ATGAAAGACCTGAAGAGGTTACTGATATGCAACGCAGCGTTCGTGGTGAAGTAATTGCTTCAACCTTTGACAGAGAGCCCATGGAGCACGTGAAAATTGCCAATATTGTTTTAGAGAAATCGAAACGTTTGGTAGAATGTGGTCACGATGTGGTGATTTTGTTAGACTCCATTACGCGTTTGGCCAGAGCTTACAACACCGTACAACCGGCCTCAGGTAAAGTATTATCGGGTGGGGTGGATGCGAATGCTTTACAAAAACCTAAACGTTTCTTCGGGGCAGCTCGTAACGTAGAAAATGGTGGTTCTTTGAGTATCATTGCTACTGCCTTAACCGAAACCGGTTCTAAAATGGATGAAGTAATTTTCGAAGAATTCAAAGGTACCGGTAACATGGAGTTACAATTAGATAGAAAAATTGCTAACCGCAGAATCTTCCCAGCTATCGATTTGACCTCGTCAAGTACGCGTCGTGATGATTTATTATTAGACGAAAAAACACTGCAAAGAATGTGGATTCTTCGCAAGTTCTTGGCCGATATGAATCCGGTGGAAGCGATGGATACTATCAATGACAAGATTAAGAAAACCCGAAATAACGATGAGTTCCTCATTTCGATGAACGACTAAATACAAAATCCCAATCTAAACGGTTGGGATTTTTTATTAACTAAAATGTCATCTTGTCAGCCTGTTTTTGTTTAAAACTGACAATTTAATACTAATTATTACTTGGCATAATAGTTGTCATTCTCGAAATCGTACAACACAAAGTACTATTCACTCGTAGAGGAATAATCAAACAAAAGACAAAAAAGGAGATAAAGTTATGAGTAAAATTATTGGTATCGATTTAGGTACAACCAATTCATGTGTGGCCGTTATGGAAGGTGGAGAACCTGTAGTAATTGCTAACGCTGAAGGAAAGAGAACAACACCATCTGTAATAGCATTTGTAGAAGGTGGAGAAATTAAAGTAGGTGACCCTGCGAAACGTCAGGCGGTTACCAACCCAACCAAAACCATTGCGTCTATCAAACGTTTTATGGGAAACAAGTACACAGAAAGTGCTAAAGAAGCATCAACTGTAGCTTACAAAGTGGTGAAAGGCGATAACGACACCCCACGTGTTGATATTGACGGAAGATTATTCACACCACAAGAATTGTCAGCCATGACACTTCAAAAAATGAAGAAAACCGCCGAAGATTACCTTGGGTACACAGTTACCGAAGCGGTTATTACTGTGCCGGCTTACTTTAACGATGCACAACGTCAGGCTACGAAAGAAGCTGGTGAAATTGCCGGATTAAAAGTAATGCGTATCATCAATGAGCCAACGGCTGCTGCCTTAGCTTACGGATTAGACAAAGCGGGTAAAGACCAAAAAATTGCGGTTTACGATTTAGGTGGAGGTACTTTTGATATCTCTGTTCTTGAATTAGGAGACGGAGTTTTTGAAGTATTGTCTACCAATGGTGACACTCACTTAGGAGGTGACGATTTTGACCAAGTAATTATCGATTGGATGGCTAACGATTTCAACAGCGAAGAAGGTGTTGATTTACGTAAAGATCCAATGGCGTTACAACGTTTAAAAGAAGCTGCAGAAAAAGCAAAAATCGAGTTGTCCTCTTCTACACAAACCGAAATCAACTTGCCTTATGTTACGGCTACTGCTTCAGGACCTAAACACTTAGTGAAAACCTTGACGCGTGCTAAATTCGAGCAGTTGGCAGAAAGCTTAGTAAAACGTTCTATGGAGCCTGTGGCTAAAGCTTTAAAAGATGCCGGTTTATCGACTTCAGATATCGACGAAGTAATCTTGGTAGGAGGTTCTACAAGAATCCCGGTAATCCAAGAACAAGTTGAAAAATTCTTTGGTAAAAAACCATCAAAAGGAGTAAACCCTGATGAAGTAGTAGCGATTGGAGCTGCCATTCAAGGTGGCGTTTTAACCGGTGATGTTAAAGATGTATTGTTGTTAGACGTTACGCCTTTATCATTAGGAATTGAAACTATGGGGAATGTAATGACTAA
Above is a genomic segment from Flavobacterium phycosphaerae containing:
- the dnaK gene encoding molecular chaperone DnaK; this encodes MSKIIGIDLGTTNSCVAVMEGGEPVVIANAEGKRTTPSVIAFVEGGEIKVGDPAKRQAVTNPTKTIASIKRFMGNKYTESAKEASTVAYKVVKGDNDTPRVDIDGRLFTPQELSAMTLQKMKKTAEDYLGYTVTEAVITVPAYFNDAQRQATKEAGEIAGLKVMRIINEPTAAALAYGLDKAGKDQKIAVYDLGGGTFDISVLELGDGVFEVLSTNGDTHLGGDDFDQVIIDWMANDFNSEEGVDLRKDPMALQRLKEAAEKAKIELSSSTQTEINLPYVTATASGPKHLVKTLTRAKFEQLAESLVKRSMEPVAKALKDAGLSTSDIDEVILVGGSTRIPVIQEQVEKFFGKKPSKGVNPDEVVAIGAAIQGGVLTGDVKDVLLLDVTPLSLGIETMGNVMTKLIESNTTIPTKKSQVFSTAADNQPSVEIHVIQGERTMAADNKTIGRFHLDGIPPAPRGVPQIEVTFDIDANGIIKVSATDKGTGKSHDIRIEASSGLTPEEIERMKKDAEMNAESDRLAKEKADKLNEADAMIFQTESQLKEFGDKLSDANKQAIESALTELKAAFETKEIATIQPALDKINEAWKNASEEMYKAQGEGQTHEAQPQADASGDQTQDVDFEEVK